A DNA window from Hydra vulgaris chromosome 13, alternate assembly HydraT2T_AEP contains the following coding sequences:
- the LOC136089699 gene encoding piggyBac transposable element-derived protein 4-like, with translation MDNIYCPKKNISIDESMMLWKGRLVFRQYVKNKRHKYGIKFYELCESDGIVLKVKIYSGETTLGKHLLGQTGAFVLDLMEKLLGNGYHLYTNNFYNSFELTKHMVNQKTYICGTLRTDRKSNPNKCTKAKLKQEDVISRSREGVVVAKWKDKRDVLMISNLQMIEVTNRRGEKKMKPNIIKDYKQCMSGVDRVEQMVSYYNCLRKTVRWYKKVALNLFDTFLFNAYCLNRKYGLDKTISLLKFRELNVTDLLGERLNEIEPRITNNSFHYLSSIPPNEKKKFPTKPC, from the coding sequence atggaTAACATCTACTGTCCtaagaaaaatatatcaatCGATGAGTCAATGATGCTTTGGAAGGGACGTCTTGTATTCAGGCAGTATGtgaaaaataaaagacataAGTATGGTATCAAGTTCTATGAGCTTTGCGAATCAGATGGTATTGtactaaaagtaaaaatctattCTGGCGAGACAACTCTCGGTAAACATTTGTTGGGTCAAACGGGAGCTTTTGTTTTAGACTTAATGGAAAAACTTTTGGGAAATGGTTATCACCTGTACAccaataacttttacaattccTTTGAGTTAACAAAGCACATggtaaatcaaaaaacatacaTTTGTGGTACTTTAAGAACTGACCGAAAGTCAAATCCAAACAAATGTACAAAAGCAAAACTGAAACAGGAAGACGTTATAAGCAGAAGCAGAGAGGGTGTAGTGGTTGCTAAATGGAAAGACAAAAGAGACGTGCTAATGATTAGCAACTTGCAAATGATTGAAGTGACAAACAGAAGAGGAGAGAAGAAAATGAAACccaatattattaaagattacaAACAATGTATGTCAGGAGTAGATAGGGTGGAACAAATGGTATCATATTATAATTGCCTAAGAAAGACAGTTAGATGGTATAAAAAAGTAGCACTTAATCTCTTtgatacttttttgtttaatgctTACTGTCTAAACCGCAAATATGGACTAGATAAAACAATTTCCTTGCTTAAGTTTAGAGAATTAAATGTTACGGATTTATTGGGTGAACGTTTGAATGAAATTGAGCCTCGAATCACCAATAATAGCTTCCACTACTTGTCTTCAATACCACCGaacgaaaagaaaaaattcccAACAAAACCATGTTGA